From a region of the Terriglobia bacterium genome:
- a CDS encoding 1-acylglycerol-3-phosphate O-acyltransferase: MLRAALLLVYFGLYTVVAGLVGFSAMFITGSVDFLYKIAVGGALFGTRLVGIRSEVIGREQLDPKQTYIFMANHVSNIDPPVFVPLIGRRVFILVKKELFRIPVLGHAMQKAQFIAVDRENRDAAVESVKQAIEVLRTGLSMMAYPEGTRSRDGKLLPFKKGPFHLAMDSGIPVVPVTIVGAHEIWPKGYFRITPGKITIVFHAPIDPHALASREELMELVRANIESALPEKYRSTMESRPQ, encoded by the coding sequence ATGCTTCGCGCGGCGCTTCTACTCGTCTACTTCGGACTCTACACGGTCGTCGCGGGTCTCGTTGGCTTTTCCGCGATGTTCATCACCGGCAGCGTTGATTTCCTCTACAAGATCGCCGTTGGTGGCGCGTTGTTCGGCACACGACTGGTGGGCATCCGCTCGGAAGTTATCGGTCGCGAGCAACTGGATCCGAAGCAGACCTACATCTTCATGGCCAACCACGTGTCGAATATCGATCCACCCGTGTTCGTGCCGCTGATCGGCCGTCGCGTATTCATCCTGGTCAAGAAGGAATTGTTTCGAATCCCCGTGCTCGGTCACGCCATGCAGAAGGCGCAATTCATTGCTGTGGACAGGGAGAACAGGGATGCGGCGGTCGAAAGTGTAAAGCAGGCCATCGAAGTACTGCGTACCGGATTGAGCATGATGGCCTATCCCGAGGGCACCCGCTCCCGGGACGGCAAGTTGCTGCCGTTCAAAAAAGGCCCGTTTCACCTGGCCATGGATTCCGGCATTCCGGTCGTGCCCGTGACCATCGTCGGAGCGCACGAGATCTGGCCGAAGGGGTATTTCCGTATCACACCCGGGAAGATCACGATTGTTTTCCACGCGCCGATAGATCCGCATGCCCTGGCGTCCCGCGAAGAATTGATGGAGCTCGTGCGTGCGAATATCGAAAGCGCTCTGCCGGAGAAGTATCGCTCTACTATGGAGTCGCGGCCGCAGTGA
- a CDS encoding response regulator — MGEVRSFDSRSHDKHPIRVLLLDDLQENLLLRSAILRQKGYEVVTSASIEEAERKLHQIDIAVLDYHLGAGKFGTDVAETLRQKRPQVPIIILSATLERQFGGIADMHLLKGYSSVDDLVAALRSFEAKKRGQPVVVDSRNFYYSKISLAMGDDVVLEVLDRQGNWQFVNPYYAALHKKKNVWFPGKNLFNDLGELPREVEDEWRDILRTVADTHETYIDRRGRGGTPHLPVQSTHWDWNVLVFPIKLHDGRDGVVLTARLIQRK, encoded by the coding sequence ATGGGTGAAGTGCGGTCGTTTGACTCGCGCAGTCATGATAAGCATCCGATTCGAGTTCTCCTGCTCGACGATCTGCAGGAGAACCTGTTGCTGCGCTCTGCCATCCTTCGGCAGAAGGGTTACGAGGTCGTGACCTCGGCCTCGATTGAAGAAGCGGAACGGAAGTTGCACCAGATCGACATCGCCGTACTGGACTACCATCTCGGAGCGGGTAAGTTCGGCACCGATGTGGCTGAGACGCTTCGTCAGAAACGTCCGCAGGTTCCCATCATCATTTTATCGGCGACCCTGGAACGGCAGTTCGGCGGGATTGCGGACATGCATCTCCTTAAGGGCTACAGTTCGGTTGACGACCTGGTTGCCGCGCTGCGGAGTTTCGAGGCCAAGAAGCGCGGCCAGCCTGTCGTAGTTGACTCACGTAATTTCTATTACTCCAAGATCAGCTTAGCAATGGGAGATGATGTAGTACTTGAGGTTCTTGACCGCCAGGGCAACTGGCAGTTTGTGAACCCGTACTACGCGGCACTTCACAAGAAGAAGAACGTGTGGTTCCCGGGCAAGAACCTATTCAACGATCTCGGCGAACTACCCCGGGAAGTGGAGGACGAGTGGCGGGATATCCTGCGTACCGTGGCCGACACCCACGAGACCTATATCGATCGGAGGGGGCGTGGCGGGACGCCACACTTGCCGGTGCAATCGACTCACTGGGACTGGAATGTCCTCGTCTTCCCGATCAAACTGCACGACGGCAGAGACGGCGTAGTGTTAACGGCAAGGCTGATCCAACGAAAATAA
- the lpxD gene encoding UDP-3-O-(3-hydroxymyristoyl)glucosamine N-acyltransferase: MKLSTIATAIGARVENAPDDLDISGLSGIEDAGPEHLTFISNVKYASLAQKTQAAAIIVSEDFAIGGRPVLRSANPYLAFAHALELFYQPPKYGPGIHPTAVVHKGAKIGSNAHIGPYCVIDDEVAIGTNAVLLAHVVIYRGAQIGDNFFAHAHSVVREFCRVGNNVVLQNGVVIGGDGFGFARDGEGWHKIVQSGVVVIEDNVEVQSNACIDRASVGETRIMRDAKIDNLVQVGHGSRVGEHSMLCSQVGLAGSTEVGTNVVLAGQVGVAGHCIVGDGAIATAQSGIPSDVDAGAMVSGYPAIANRDWLRAVAVFNKLPELAKTIRKLAKKLGEE, from the coding sequence ATGAAGCTCTCCACTATCGCCACCGCCATTGGCGCGCGTGTCGAGAATGCTCCTGACGACCTGGATATCTCGGGTCTGTCCGGCATTGAAGATGCGGGGCCGGAACACCTGACCTTTATCTCGAATGTGAAGTATGCCAGCCTCGCACAGAAAACTCAGGCTGCGGCGATCATAGTCTCCGAAGACTTTGCCATCGGGGGACGACCGGTGTTGCGCAGCGCGAACCCGTATCTCGCCTTTGCACATGCCCTGGAACTGTTTTATCAGCCGCCAAAGTATGGGCCCGGGATTCACCCCACCGCCGTCGTTCACAAGGGGGCCAAGATTGGCTCAAACGCCCACATCGGGCCCTATTGCGTCATCGACGACGAAGTCGCTATTGGTACCAACGCCGTACTCCTTGCACATGTAGTCATCTATCGGGGTGCCCAGATCGGCGACAACTTCTTCGCACACGCGCATTCGGTTGTGCGTGAGTTCTGCCGGGTGGGCAACAACGTTGTCCTGCAGAATGGGGTAGTGATCGGCGGAGACGGATTTGGGTTTGCACGTGACGGGGAAGGCTGGCACAAGATCGTGCAATCCGGCGTGGTCGTAATCGAAGATAATGTTGAGGTGCAGTCCAATGCGTGTATCGATCGCGCCTCTGTAGGGGAGACGCGAATCATGCGCGATGCCAAGATCGATAACCTTGTGCAGGTTGGGCACGGCTCTCGCGTTGGCGAACACAGCATGCTGTGCTCGCAGGTTGGTCTTGCCGGGTCCACCGAAGTAGGGACAAACGTGGTTCTCGCGGGCCAGGTCGGCGTTGCGGGACACTGCATTGTCGGCGACGGCGCTATCGCCACCGCGCAATCCGGCATTCCCAGCGATGTCGATGCGGGTGCCATGGTCAGCGGCTACCCGGCAATCGCCAACCGTGACTGGCTGCGAGCCGTAGCCGTGTTCAATAAGCTTCCAGAGTTGGCGAAAACTATCAGAAAGCTGGCAAAGAAGCTGGGCGAAGAATAA